The window AGGAAGCTATCATCAAGTCTATTGATGGTAAATTTACCTTTTTTACCATATAAAACCCCACCTAAAGAACCATCAAAGCCATAGCCTTTTAAAGTTCCCATTAAGTTGATCAAATTTCCGTTTGCGATGAGTGTTTCATCTGCATTTGCACCGGCACTATTTGGCAAACTTGAAGGAGCTGATGTCATTTTTTGCGCAACCATTCTATCTTTTAAAGCAGAATCAACAGAGTTACCCAAATAGCTTAATTGCAACGCATAGCTTAAGTCTTGATCGATATCTAAACCATACACCACATCAAGAGCATAGAAAAACGCTCTTTTGTTAAGATAACCTAACCAAAGTTGTGTATCAAGGCTAGAACCACCTAGATCATAAGAGCCAATAGCAGCTGCACCATAGAAATTTTGTCTAAAGAGAAAATCGCCAACTGAATTTGCTGTTGTTGTGGCATTAGTATAATCATCTATATCGTAAAAAGGTCTATCACTATCTTCTTCAAAACTATCCACAGCAAAAGCGGTTAAAGTCAAACCTTCAATACCTGTGTAAGTTGCTCTAGCTGACATTGAAGAAATATCATCAGTCCAAATGGACGTAAATTCTTGCTTACCCCAGGTGAAACTTGTTGCATAATCAGCAAGATCATATTGCAAATACGCTTGGCGAAGATCAAAAGTTCTGTTTGTAGCCGTTGTGCTACCAGCTCCATAGCCACCATTATTATCTGGTCCGTATTGAACTTGTCCAAATACCTTAAAACCATCACCAATATCAGCTTTAGCACCCAACCTTGCTCTTATTTTGTGGCTTTGTTGCCCACCGATATTTCCTTGAGCACTAATGCCATCATTATTTTTAGAGCCGTCCCATCTACCTGTATCGTAGCGGTATCTTAACTGACCTGAAAAATCAACATTCTTAATCGCATCTTCTAAAGAGATCGCATTAAGTGCTGAAAACGAACCTGCAGCTAAAGCTGCGGCAAGACTTAGTTTAATTAGCTTCATAAAAACTCCTTTAAATTTTAAATCAAAGCAAACGCATTGTATCATAAAAAATACAAAAAAATTCCTAAAATGCGTATTTTTTGCACTTTTACTCTAAGTTTTATTTAGAATTTGACGATATAATCTTTGCAAATACTTATAGAAAAGGAGAGAAGATGATCCAAGATTCAACTTATGGTAACGCCTCTTTACTCGTTGCTACAAGCACTTCAGCTTTGCAAAAAGCTGTGCAAAGCAATGAAGAAATGATAGCTCAGCTCGTCGCAAGCACTACTGAAGCAAGCTCAAGCACCACAAGCTCAAGCAACGCACTTGATATTTATGCGTAAAAAAACTAAGGCTTTGTTTGAGTGCAAAGCCTTAGTTTTTTATTATAAAATTCTTACACATTTTTACATAAATTCTTTATTTCATTGCATTTTAAAACAAAAATTTAACTTTTTTTAAGTAAAATACCTTGAAATTTTGTCTTTACAAAAAACTCTATATTTTTAAGAAAGAACAAACACCATAATGAAAAATATCAAAAGACTTGTAAAAAATGAATCTTTTCCGGGATTTTTACTCATCGCTTGCACGCTTTTTGCTCTTGTGTGCCAAAATACTATATTTAGTGCTATTTATGAGGATTTTTTATATGTTAAAGTGAGTTTTTCAGTGAATGATTTTACTATCTCTAAAACCTTGCTCCATTGGATTAATGACGGGCTTATCGCTGTTTTTTTCCTCTGCATAGGACTTGAGCTTAAATATGAAATTTTAAGAGGACAATTACGACATATCAAAGCTGTTTCACTGCCTATATTTGGTGCTTTAGGCGGTATGATTGTGCCAGCTTTAATCTTTTGGGCGATTAATTATAATGACGCATTTGCAATGAAAGGCTGGGCGATACCAACGGCTACTGATATAGCTTTTGCGGTAGGAATTTTAATGCTTTTGGGTAACAAAGTCCCAGCAAGTTTAAAACTTTTTTTGCTTTCTTTAGCGATTTTTGATGATCTTGGTGCGATTGTTATCATCGCTTTGTTTTATACAAGTGAGCTTTCAAGCTTAGCCATTTTCGTGTGTATGGCTTGTGTGCTAGCACTTTTTATATTAAACTACTTACGCGTGAGTAAATTGCCTTTTTATTTTATCGTGGGTGTAATTTTGTGGATAGCCATGCTTGAAAGTGGCGTTCATGCGACTTTATCTGGTGTTATCGTGGCACTTTTTATCCCCATAGAAAGAAAAAACGGCGAACCTTTTTTAAAACATCTTTATCATGATCTTGATCCTTGGGTGATCTTTTTTATCTTGCCTTTATTTGCTTTTGCAAATGCTGGTATTGACTTGCGTGATATGGAATTTTCAGCCCTTTTATCGCCGGTAAGCTTAGGTATATTTTTAGGACTTTTTGCAGGAAAACAAATCGGCGTATTTTTATTTAGCTTTATCAGTATCAAGCTTAAAATCGCCACATTGCCACAAAATGTAGGTTATACTCAATTTTATGGAATTTGCATACTCGCGGGCATTGGCTTTACGATGAGTTTGTTTATCGATGGGCTTGCGTATGCTGAAAATGTGAATGCCTTTGAACATGCTGATCGCTTAGCTATCTTGCTTGCAAGCTTTGTGAGTGCTTTGGTTGCTTATATTTATCTTAAATGTATTAAGACTGAGAAAAAGGACAAACTTGCAAGCGCTTAAAAATTTTGTTAAAAACGA is drawn from Campylobacter sp. MIT 12-8780 and contains these coding sequences:
- a CDS encoding major outer membrane protein, whose product is MKLIKLSLAAALAAGSFSALNAISLEDAIKNVDFSGQLRYRYDTGRWDGSKNNDGISAQGNIGGQQSHKIRARLGAKADIGDGFKVFGQVQYGPDNNGGYGAGSTTATNRTFDLRQAYLQYDLADYATSFTWGKQEFTSIWTDDISSMSARATYTGIEGLTLTAFAVDSFEEDSDRPFYDIDDYTNATTTANSVGDFLFRQNFYGAAAIGSYDLGGSSLDTQLWLGYLNKRAFFYALDVVYGLDIDQDLSYALQLSYLGNSVDSALKDRMVAQKMTSAPSSLPNSAGANADETLIANGNLINLMGTLKGYGFDGSLGGVLYGKKGKFTINRLDDSFLAGGREIFYVKGSNIMNSFGQNTFGYVKAGYTLPSDLRLGVQFVYGSTQAGDRNIGNAEYYGGGDKMEAVVEASYNYSKNLNFLLWYSYLDWKSDKGVELANNGGYEDAKNTKDTVRFQAIYKF
- the nhaA gene encoding Na+/H+ antiporter NhaA translates to MKNIKRLVKNESFPGFLLIACTLFALVCQNTIFSAIYEDFLYVKVSFSVNDFTISKTLLHWINDGLIAVFFLCIGLELKYEILRGQLRHIKAVSLPIFGALGGMIVPALIFWAINYNDAFAMKGWAIPTATDIAFAVGILMLLGNKVPASLKLFLLSLAIFDDLGAIVIIALFYTSELSSLAIFVCMACVLALFILNYLRVSKLPFYFIVGVILWIAMLESGVHATLSGVIVALFIPIERKNGEPFLKHLYHDLDPWVIFFILPLFAFANAGIDLRDMEFSALLSPVSLGIFLGLFAGKQIGVFLFSFISIKLKIATLPQNVGYTQFYGICILAGIGFTMSLFIDGLAYAENVNAFEHADRLAILLASFVSALVAYIYLKCIKTEKKDKLASA